cctccgttccacagtagtagagtcatttcattttgcgcactcgttttgaaaaaataattataaatagttagagtggaGAATacgtaaagtaagagagagaatattgtagataagactcttgtctacattattctatctcttattttactctctccactttaactatttattatcattttttcaaaatgagtgcagaaaatgaaatgactctactactgtggaacggagggagtactaactTGTAAAACTACAGAAGTTTGTTTCTCAGTATATAGACACCAGCCTCATTTATTGAATTAACCATCTTTATACTTTTCAATCAGTGTAATGAACCAAGAACAGAAGATGCTCCCCCTGCTGATATGGCatcatcaaattttaatcCGGCTGGCAAGAGAGGGGAATCAGGTTTGTTATTCTTACAAAAGTCCTTCTGGTGgcatttctctctattttggTGAACATTACCTGAATATGCTTCAGGCCCAACACATGTTCTTGTTGTCCGTGGATTGGATGAAAATGCTGATGAGGAAATGCTACGCTATGAATTTTCTAAACATGCCCCTATTAAGGTTTGAAATAAATTCTCTTGCTTTCTTGTGCGGTGTTTGGTTACTAGTCTGCTACTTTGTATTGACAATAAACACTTTATACTTTCAGGATTTGCGGTTAGTTAGAGACAAATTCACGCATGTTTCAAGAGGATTTGCATTTATCCATTTCTATTCTGTAAGTTTCACTTTTGTGTTACCGTGGCGTGCACATTGTTAGTATGTAGCTTTATTGTGGGTTTTCATCTACTGCTTGCatgtttattttcattgaGTTTTATTGGTCATGTGAAAACTGATACCAGGTTGAGGATGCCACTAAAGCTCTTGAAGCAACAAATGGTACTACTTTGGAGAAGAACGGTCAGATTCTTAGAGTTGCCTATGCCAAAAGTATTGTTGGGCCTGGATCAGCTGTTTCAGGAGCTTCTCAGTCGAGCAGTCTTGCTGCAGCTGCAATTGAAGCAGCTACATTTGCTCAGCAGGTTTGATGACTAGCATTTTCTCCATAAACTATGAATACTGGTCATATGTTGCATTCAGCATATATataagaccatctccaaccgtACTCtataaatgagttttggtgtagaaatcttctccaaccatacaccaaactcaaacccatttttggtgttttttgtgaaacaacaccaaatatggtgttcctgcaaaaaatttgagagacaaaaacccaaaaatgatgtaaattttgaatttggtgtaaatggttggagtaaaactactttttggtgtgacgtatactcaaaaatgagtttgagtttggtgtaaatggttggagatggtctaataGTGGAAGTTATGTCTCATGCTTCCTTTGATAATACAAGTTTGCTCTTGCTTAGCAGTTAATGATTATCTCTTAACCTAAGTTCTCAATATTTTCCTGTTCCTTGTATATGTTTCCAGTTCCTAGGTTAGTTAAGAGACACTCGGTTCCTTCATGCTATAGGTCTATATAATTAACCATCCAACCATTTAATATACATGAGGAAACCATGTTGTTGTATACAAGCTTGGTTGCTGCTGGGCAGATCTTGAAAACTGTATTGCTAATTAAAGCAGATTttgaagtactccctctgtctcaactaagttgagacATAACtgttgggcacggagattaagaaattttgttaaaaagtaggagagaagaataaagtaggaaagataaagagagagttgAGTAGAtggtggaataaagtaagagtgattggatgtttccttttttgttaaaaaaggaaatgactcaacttagttgggacatctAAAAGAGGAATAcgatacgactcaacttagttgcgacggagggagtattcgttttcctttatttattagatttatctttttattaagTCCTTAGTTGATGTAACAGTCAAGTTTTTAGGCTGTCATATCTgacaaagaaaattattagCGAGGCATcctaaagagaataaataggTTTTGCGTGCATGATGTTAGTCGTCTTCCATGGTTCATTATCTCCCCTCAGCCTTTCTTAATCATTTGGGTATGGAAGTTCTAACTTATCTATACCTCCTTAGTACTTGTGTTTGGTTACACTTATTGGATTAATACAAGGAGATGGTTCATGTATCTCTTTGTATATTTTAGTATGATGCTGTTGGCTGGGCACCTAAAGAATACAATCCGGAGGACAACCAATCTGGTGGAGGTCATGGGCAGAGTGGACATGTTGCAGGAGAAACAGATTCTTCAGCTCCACAATCTGGTTTTGTGTGGGACGAAGCCTCTGGTTATTACTACGATGCTACTTCTGGTTTCTACTACGATGGAACTACAGGTTTTCCAACTTTTTCCTTGCTTTCCTCTTGAAACTCCTTATTTGCTGAGTTTATTGTAACCTGATAATGTCTGTATTTTTGGGCCAAGGTGTGTCTGTTATTCATTTACTTGTATTTTGGGCATTCCGTGATACAGCTTGTACTCTTTCGGTAACCCTCTGCATACACTCACAAGTTGCATCTAATCTACACCTTCCTGTATTGGGAAATGGTCCTGTTGTTTCCATACATTCCTGGCTCTGAATATAGTTTTCTGTTCTGTACTGGTTATCATGATTGAAATAGTGGAAGATTATCAAGTTCCTACTTGGAAAACATGCTAACAGATAATCTGTCCATTATCTTCACTAAGTACAGTCGAGTAGGtttcaattcattattttcttgtgACATTAACATTGTTCAACTACTTTGCATGGGCATGGACTGTGATGTGGTTGTCAGTTTATGCTATTGGCAGTACTCATACCCTACCTTCATGTTTGTTAACATCTGCCATTATGTGATCGTAATGGCCCACATTTGTGCTGTGCCAGATATAGAGGTCATTATAGTTATTTGTTCTTCCTGTGGAAACATGTCCTTTCTTGTCTGTTATATACTTGTCTTTTGTTGTATATGTTTTCTTAGACATGTATGGTCACCAGTCCTTCCCAATCAGTGCGTCTAATTTTCTATATGAAAATGCTTAGTATATAGGTCAATCATAGTGTTGAAGTCAGGGATGTTCGAAAAGTGTGGGACCTCTTAGGTCCTTTCTCTTGAAAAGGCTGAAGAAGATGGCTAATATAATTTGCTCTGCAGGTCTATATTATGATGGGAATAATGGTCTTTGGTATTCTTATGATCAACAAACTCAGCAGTATATTCCTTGTAATGATCAGAATGGCAAGACATCTGAAAAACAAATTGATGCTTCTAAGACATCAGATGCTTCTAATAATCGAAAAGTCATCATTTCTGCACCAGCTGCTACCATAACATCAAATGAGAAAGCTGCTTCATTACCAGATGCTGTCCAGGCTGCAGCTGCTGCTGCGCTAGCAGctgagaagaaagaaaaggagaaactTAAAGAGATCAAACTTGCTTCCAAAAGTAGCATAATGGCtaacaagaagaagatgaataatGTCTTAACCATGTGGAAGCAAAGAAGTAATGAAGGACAAGCACCACGAGTGGCTCTCGAGGACAATCAGCCGTCCGCATCAGTTGAAGAGAGATCTAACCCAGCATCATCTATGAAGagcaaattaataaatgaaggACTGGTAGCAAAAGAGAATGTTATAGCTTCTGCAGGAATGATGAGTGCCTCAACTCAATCTGCTGGCATTGAATCCCAGAACAGGACAAAGCCCATCAGCGCCAGTTCTAGTGGAACCTTAAAAGGAGTGATTAGGAGTTCTGGATTGGGTGTGGTGAAATATGATTCTGTTTATATGGGACCAGAAGGTACACCGGCTTCATCATTTGGTGCATCTTCTGCAGGATCTTCTTCATTGACACATTCAGAACATTCCACACCGGTTACACCATTTAGAACCGGCGCGTCTGCATTAGGCAGATATGCACCATCTTCTGCTACAGGAAGTGGTAAAAGAAGGTTTTCTGAGATGCCCACCACTTCAGTTACAAACAAAGAACAGTCTCAATCAACTTATCGAGATCGTGCAGCTGAAAGGAGAAGCTTGTACGGTTCATCATCGGCTTTTGGGGACGATGACATAAATGCTGGAATTGTAGACTCAAGTAAGCTTTATTGagttatacattatttttatctcaatCTTTTAAAGATGCAACAAATTTTATATGCATTGTCTTGTGGTTTGTATGATTCTGGGATTTGACAGAATTAAGGTGTATGGTATGCAATAGTTGCATTAAGCTTGGCCTTAGTCTCGAGCTTTGACTATACTGCAATTGTGTCTATGCTAATAATATTGAGAAGAATAATTCCAATGGCCAAATTGCTAGTTTTTTCCTCCACGGACCCTGTATTGACTTGTGAGAAAATTTATGTTCTTGTTATCGTGGACATCAAGACCGAGATCCAGCATATAGACGAGGTGGTTTGGACTCTATGCCTTTCCCTCCTGGTGTTGGTGGTGGACGAAGTAGTGGAGATGCGAATATCCAGAGTTATGAGGTGATTACAGCTGACAAGGCCATTGATGAGAGCAATGTGGGCAACCGGATGCTCCGCAACATGGGCTGGCATGAAGGCTCGGTATCATCTCTAAACCcttaaaactaattttgttCTGTAAATTGAATTAGTAATGATACCCGTACCTCGCTTCCCTCAATAGATTTCACCTCCTTAATCTGCTAACACTCGATGTCCCGCTTGACCATAACCTTATTTCTAGTTTGGAGCTTCAACCAGTGTATAGGCGCGGGTGCATAGTGGCCAGCAACAATATCTATCTGTATCTTAGATCTGACTTGTTTGGCTATGCTTTTGGTTGGTGTTTGTGTTGGTTTCTCGTCCAGGGGCTGGGGAGAGATGGGAGTGGCATGGTAGAACCCGTACAGGCTCAGGCCACAGAAACGAGAGCGGGACTAGGGATCCATCAACCAAAGAAAGTGGATCCGAGCCTGGAAGTTCAGGCAGGAGATAGCTACAAAGCTGTTATTCAGAAGAAGGCGATTGCTCGTTTTCGAGAAATGTCATGATGTGAGTGAGAGGATAGAGAAGTGCAAGCAATGGTGTAGAGATGTACAGATTGGAGTTGTGTTACTTTGAGTTGTAGGTGTGATGTTGCTGTGCTCTTAGGTTCAGAGTTTACTCATTGtagcatatatatacatatccAGCGATATTAAATCTTTGTCTCTACTTGTTCCATTTCGGAACCATCTGTTGCCCCATTGCTGTGGGAAGAAAAACACTCATTTAAACTGTGCcttgtttaattattatttacaaataagTACGATAGAAAGCAGTATTGTTGGTTCTCCTATCCTCTTTCTTTTagaatgtaattttatatttattgttggATCAAATCATTTCTTCAAAATGAAGTTTGTTTTgtatatacatcaatttatgtACTCCCTTCCATCTCATCATAtcttatatagtactataaaccATTCCATCTCATCGTTTCTTATACTATAAACCATTTCTATCTTGTTTCTCATTTTATGTtatcttcattccatttcTTTCTTAATGTAAACCATATTGTATACTCCCTGCACCTCGTTTGCTCTCATAAAATAATGTCAGTTTTCAATTTACACTAATTCATTtgcattcacattttattatattataaaaatgggatttatatatcattaattttttcaatgttcttgtttacattttttaaaaccaataacaaaaagttaaaaagaaaGTGGACACGTAATAGAGGAGTGAATGGAGAGAGTgttaaactaaaatttgacTATGTTCCAAATATTTAGAGGTTAATTAGCCTtttaaaaactactccatGTAGTACAAAACAATAAGCAAactaattactagtactagaattttacactttgaataaaaatgtttatattCTTACCTGAATATGTTgaaataaatacatttttattagCAAATATTTATGCTCAATATTAATCTTGCGATATGAAATCAACAATTCAACATATTGTTTTGAATGgaacaataaaatcaaaattcagtGAAAATAAGAACAAGGTTGtgttcatcatcttcttcttttgaaaATGGACGCCGTTTGCTCTTTGCCCTTGGTGGCTAAAGCCCCTAAATTTTCTCTCCCCTGTTCCCAATTATTCAGACCTAATTTTGGTGCCAAATATGGAGATTTTACATTTCCAAGATCATCTTCTGTCGCCGTTCACGGCAGGAGGTATGCAGAATTGCTCTACACTAATCTGTTTTTACTTTCTCATCAGGCTTCTactttcactttctttttgttCAATCCAAAATGGTTGAGCTTTTTGTTAAACAGTAGCTTCTTATTAGTAGTGCCATTGAAATGCTTCGGTTTTGATCTGGCAGCTGTCTTGATTTAACGATTAATTTAAGGAGGTCGATGATTTCTTACCGAGGAAATAAGACGGAGCAATGTTTTAGAGTGCCATTCATATCATGTTCGATGGTAGATGGAAATGGAGAATACAATGAATTGGAGCAGTCCTCTTCAATGGAATGCCAACAggtattgtttccattttatgtTGGGTTTTTGCTTGTCTCtaggaaaaatgaaaaaaaaaatcatgctatgaataattataacttCTGTATTCTTCCTGGCTACTTAATTAGGAGTCGGACTGTCATTACGTACATTAACACTTATTTGAGGCATCTCTCATGATTAGCACATGTAACTTTCTTATACAAATATGGGGCACTTATTGTGGGTGGTAAAGCATATATGATTGAGTATTTGAATGATTACATATGTAATAAGCTCAAAGATTGCTTAATTCAGTCGATATACTTGGTTAGTTAGCCTATAGTAGTTTTACATACCAAAGTAATCCCCCCCCCCCCAGtctattatttttgaaaactgTCTTGATGAAGTGTCTGGATTAAGCCGAGCTCCTTTTGGTCTTGCTCACAGGAGGGTGTTATCGACTTGAAGCTCCCTAGAAGACGTCTGTTGGTAACTTTTACATGTGATGCCTGTGGTGTGCGGTCACAGAGGTTAATCAATAGACTAGCTTATGAACGTGGGCTTGTTTATGTGCAGGTATTTAGTAATTAGTTATGtcagtatattttttctttgtaaaGAGTATCCTCACTACTTGTACATATGATAGTTAGGAACTGGTCTCCCCCACTGTCATTTCGGCTAATGCCTGTATCGACAATTAGTTCCCCCTACAGAGCAGAAAACCGTACCTTTTCGGTCTAGCAAAATAAGAATCTagagatattttaattatagtagtactttcAAAAACATATAATGCTCCACAGTTAATAGAAACAGCTTTTGTTGGCTAAGGGCTTCTCTGCTCACAGAAACAATTAGGTAAATGAgaatgaaaagtgaaaagagGGGATGCTCGTCTTATTCAACCATATACTAATAAACCAATGAACTGAAAAGAAGATATTCTATAAGTTCAAGCCAGCAGACTGTGTACTCCAGAATGCTCTCTGACTGAGTCAAGATATTCCTCCAAGTCTTAGGTTATTCTGTTTCTACCAGATGCTTAGAACATTCTAAATCCAAAAAAGGTTTTGttacctttttcttttatatattattattattgctgTAATTTTTTCTGGCCATGTGTAGATTGACTATTTTATTACAGTGTTCAGGATGTTCTCAGTACCACAAGCTGGTCGACAATCTTGGGCTTGTGATCGAGTATAACTTGGAGGAGGAAATTGATTTAGATGCAAAGACGGATCAGGTCTAGACAGAGCTTTTAATTTGTcagcatttcaatttttgtgggaAATGAATCTGCTGTGATATCTTGAAAAATatgtcaaattttaaatttataaatgataGTAAAACATTTTGGAGATAATGAATGAATATCATATAGATAAAACTGCTCTGATCCTCTTCTGTATGCCAATACACCTTTCTCCAATGCCAAAATGGTCCCACAGTATAAATTAGAAGAAGAAACCGCTGACAGCCAACAAGGTAGTCAGGGCCAATCCGACGGTCACCTGCATTCTTGTTCTTCCATGCTGATCAAGTGTGATGGCGCCATTCTGTAATTGAACAATGAACAGTCAGAAACTATATAGTGATAAGACATTTTATCAGGCAGAATTGGTATGAATTCAGTttaattaccaaatttaaGGTTGGTGAGGGTGCCGGTGCTGTGTCTTCTGTGTCTTGGGAGGTTGGTGGTGCCGGAGGGCTTTTAACAACAATCGGTGCCGGTGCTGGTGCATGGTGATGCCTGTGTTTGTGCTTTTGTTTCTTGTGCTTGGCGGGTGCTGGTGCAGGTGAGGGGACCTCCACTGGTGCAGGGACCGGTGGTTGTAAAGCCGGTGCTGGTGCTGGTGATGCCACAGGTGGGGACACCGGTGCCTGTACTACTGGTGCTGGTGCAGGTGCTTTTACAGCAGGAGCCGGTGCTGGCTGCTGCGTTGGTGTGGGGGATGCTTGTGGTGGAGGTACAGCTGGTGGTAATGCCGGTGGGAGGGTTGGACTTGCAACGGGTGGGCTTATTGGAGGTTGTGGTGGCGGTGGAGTGGTTGGGGCGACTGATGGCGTGGCTACAGTTGGTGGTGATGCTGCAGCGGCTGGTGTAGGCGTCGCTGATGGGGTATTAGAAGGTGAAGCTGCGGGTGCTTGCGCATTTGCAATGACCAATAAAATGCAGAAGGTAGAAACCCAAGCCCAAAGAAATGTTGCCATTTTGGAGAGGAATTGTGTGTGTGGACTGAGAGATAGTTGCAGTTGCACATACATTTATATCTCACGTTTTGGAAGTAGGAAGAATTTGGTGATACGtcattttgatgaaaaataaaataaaaaagaaattaggattttgattaattacatTGCCATCTGCTGTCATGAGAAGGTTACACCTAATTGGCTTCAAAAATTATGCGTCGTGATTGAAATTATTGATATGTTTCTTCAGCACATTGTGCTATTGGTCATATGTTGCTTTCAACAATCATCTAATTTGTGTATCAGAATTCAATATCATTCCCCTACGGCCACTGATCGTATTATAGTATTACACATTGATCATGCTTTCgattattttacaatattttttaatcattcaGAAATTAAAGCAACTTTGGAAATTGCTTTGGAGTGAAGGCAAATGCATTTATGATTTCAATACAGGCAAGATAAATTAGGGCAAGCCGTGTAGACACAGAAAAAGgatgtatttaaatttgtcaTCTGTTTCGACATTTTTGTGTCATATTTGTCACGCTATTATTCTTCCTAAAAAATGTTGatggaagaagagagaaaacagTAAGTGtgcaaaataatgaaaagcaAGATTGAATATAACCCATATAATGGAACAAAGGAAAGGTTTGATTTTTCACAAGGGCTAACGAAAATCAAAACTCCTAACGGTATTACAGAGAGTAAGTTGAGAAAGTCATCcccacaaaatataattataaaatggcAAATCACCAGATTTCGGTATTAAGTCTCAATCTGTGAGATTATATGAGTTGGATGTAATAATGATGACAGAACAACCATCCATAATTTGCATGTTTTCCCATGGATAAAACATGAATCTTAATGAGCTACATGGCTGGAGTTGGAGTTGACAAGAAAATGATATcacaactcaaactcattatGTTGGATATGAGAGAGAGGATATGATGATATACTTACTATTTTCAAGAACAATAACAAGTACCAGTAGCTACCAAACTACAGCTAAATTGCAACATATGCAGAAGCTTGTGAAGGAGAAATCCACACATCTCTGAATATTGAGCTTTTCGATTGTGAGCGCCATTTTGGAGAAGGGGAGAAGGGCTTCTGTTTCTTTTAGAGACAAAACATTAAGCTGAAGGTGTCGTGCATCTTGGCCATGAAATTCGAGTGACGGCTCAAAATGGGAAGACGTGATGGTGGTTTTGGAGCATCGGCTTTTTTCTCCTGCTTTCTCCTTCGCTTGAAGAACTGCTGCATGGCGTCTGCGCATTCTGATGCCAGCACTCCCCTCCTAATGCTCATCTTAGGGTGGAACGGGTGAGCTGGAGCTGGTGGTTTTTCACTTGATTCCGAGCTGTTTCCTCCATCACCCGGGAAGAGCCTATGAATGTGGATCATAGTTACCAATGAAAACAGAgtcaaaataatgataaaaatttcatGAGATGAAGATTTTATGCTTTCAACTTGAAAAGAACATCTAATATAACTGAACTTATTAACTGATATAAACAGCATAACTTATATTGCTTCTGACTTACTCTCTGAATTTTAGTTCATAATCATGTATCAGATCAAGGTGCACAATTATTTGGCTTTCATGAACCACTCACGCAGATACGAACATTCCATATAATGAATTAGTAGAAACCATCTCTCCATTAACATTAAGTTGCAAAAGATAACAGACCAGGAACAAGAGGGTTGGACAAGAAGTATGAAGAGTTAGCCATATGCAGTAGGTCTAAACACATCAAGTAGGGGAACCGACAAGTCATGGGAAGTTAGCTTCCCACATACatagaaaagaaacaaatgTTTTTTCATGTAAAATATCTTTCATCAAGCTATACAGTAGCCTCTACGGTTGGGTGATCACAGGGAAATGGTACGTTTGACAAAGTCAGCAGAATCCTAAAACCATTTCTTGGTAGTTGTGTGCACTTCCATCTTTCAGTAATACCACAGTTTGATGATTAAATTTCACATGCTTGAGAGATATGAACTAGAAAGCAACGAAACAAGGGCTGTTGGATGGATTGCTAAAGCAATGAAATATATCATGAAATGCATTAACAATATTTGTTATGAGAGTCCGAGAATGATAGAGCTCCTTTTGTAACCCTCAAAGGGAATATAAGAATAAAGTGAAGCTTTAGGCTAAATGACTGTTTAGTGGGTAGGGGATTAAAAAGCAGAAACTGCCAGCATAGCAGTAGAAGTGTCAAAAGTTTTTGCTGGTTATGTGTTGAGGGGATAGTAGTCAATCTTTATCTCATGGCTGAAGAGTGGTTCTTGTGGAGCGTCAGGTTTCCATGAGTAACAGGCACACAGGGACACCATagaattttcgtttattagcATCAactactttaaataattagtagtatttaagtAAAACAAAGCAAAAGCACAAAATGTTGTTGTAAATGAGATTCAAGGCTTCTCCAggtataataaaattataatcaacTTCAGTGTTACCTAATCCAGCTGCCATCAGCTCCAAGAAGCTTGTTAGGAGCTCCCCAAACAAGAGTGTCTATTCTAGCTTGAAGTATAGCTCCAGCACACATGGGACATGGTTCAAGTGTTACATACAGTGTAGTTTCCTGCGGATGGTGTCCAAATTAGGATGTTATGCTCTATGCAGAAGCAGCAAGTCATACATAGCTTGGTGGTAAATTTCCCAGTCACCATATTTGAATCCATAGCCAAGCAGATAAATTATGTAAATCGAAAGAGACAGATATATTACAGAAAGCCTCCAGGTCCGGAGAGTGTTGGAAGCCTCCCTAATGCATATAATCTCTGCATGGGCTGTAGAGTCACGCAACTGTTCCACCCTGAAATAtgcacaataaaaaataaaatttatctgtataaaaacaaagaaacgtaaaaaatgtcaacaacttacaGATTGCAGCCACGAGCGATTATCTTTCCACTATGCACTAGAACAGCTCCTACGGGCACCTCCCAGTTGTCAGCAGCCTTTTCTGCTTCCAACAATGCTTCCCTCATAAACACTTCATCCATTTTCCGCTGTTCTGCTTCAAGCCTATATGCTTCTTCCCAGTCATCAAATCTATCCCTAACAACTTGGTCTTTCCTCTGAAGTTTCTTTTGTTTCACCTCACTCTTATCAACTACTGCCTCTGTTTGCTCCACTAGCCCGGTATCTATTTGCTCACTGGTGCCACTACCAGATGCATGTGCTTCTCCTCCATCTGGAACCCCTCGCACCACAGGAGATCTCCGCAGCCTTAGTGCAGGCAAAGGAATTGAGGGATCAATTATAGCAGCAGAGGATGTTTCTCCAGAAATTTCCCCACCAGTAGGCAAAGAAATGCTGGCTTGTAGTGTACTCATTTGTTGAGTAACTGAGGAAGATGTGTCCTTCGTTCCTGCTTTCCCAAGATAGCCCTCTAAAGTTGATGAGCTGAAACTTTTCTCAGTTTGGGAGCCCAGTTTTCCTTGCTGATGCAAGCCAGATGAGTCAATTTGAGAGCCTGTTTTTTCATGTTGATGCCTACCAGATAAACCAGGTGTGGAACTTCCACCCTCCTTTTCTTCAACCGCCTCTTCATTTTCCTCAGCATCATGTCCAGAAAACCACCTCTCGCTGCTCATAGACTGATTTGGTGAAATTCTTCCACTAGTTTTCCTGCCTGAGTCATGACTTTCAGAATGTGCCAACCACCGAAATCGAACAATATCTCCAATGCTATTCCATAAGGACCTCCCAGTTCTCTTGACTATAACACCACTCTCTTTGATTGCATTATCTGGAACTTCTGCCTTTGAGGGCCTCGGATTTGATTGTTCATCAACATTCCACATTTCATCCGAAGGCCCCTTTGTTCCAGATGGCTGATTATCAAGCACTAAGCCTTGCTCAACTAACTGAGGATCTCC
The genomic region above belongs to Salvia hispanica cultivar TCC Black 2014 chromosome 3, UniMelb_Shisp_WGS_1.0, whole genome shotgun sequence and contains:
- the LOC125212039 gene encoding SUPPRESSOR OF ABI3-5 isoform X5, producing MDPGRYGLHQGWENNSALEGYGAAHDTNFRDDGSYDDRRFIDERFSRDNIYPRGAFHRDVLERDNYPPPPSSVGMWPQTRRRSYEEEYSLDRDIRRHEKPPSRYGGRDREDYAYDDYDYRSRVSHQSKEDSRDRDYDHGRHSYDSDYERSGRRDGNWRRRESRDREWDKRGVSRERDESPYRRHEHSPSRSRSRSRGRDDRARSKSPRGRSHGRSYREDSYEDSRYERGDRRRDREDRRQINHSVAPSATVVVKGLSQKTTEEDLYQILAEWGPLRHVRVIKERNSGVSRGFAFIDFPSVDSAQAMMDKLGHEGLLVDGRKLFFEYSSKPTGSNGSLGMDSGSRSGHGTYRSMMVPSDWMCTICGCVNFARRTSCFQCNEPRTEDAPPADMASSNFNPAGKRGESGPTHVLVVRGLDENADEEMLRYEFSKHAPIKDLRLVRDKFTHVSRGFAFIHFYSVEDATKALEATNGTTLEKNGQILRVAYAKSIVGPGSAVSGASQSSSLAAAAIEAATFAQQYDAVGWAPKEYNPEDNQSGGGHGQSGHVAGETDSSAPQSGFVWDEASGYYYDATSGFYYDGTTGLYYDGNNGLWYSYDQQTQQYIPCNDQNGKTSEKQIDASKTSDASNNRKVIISAPAATITSNEKAASLPDAVQAAAAAALAAEKKEKEKLKEIKLASKSSIMANKKKMNNVLTMWKQRSNEGQAPRVALEDNQPSASVEERSNPASSMKSKLINEGLVAKENVIASAGMMSASTQSAGIESQNRTKPISASSSGTLKGVIRSSGLGVVKYDSVYMGPEGTPASSFGASSAGSSSLTHSEHSTPVTPFRTGASALGRYAPSSATGSGKRRFSEMPTTSVTNKEQSQSTYRDRAAERRSLYGSSSAFGDDDINAGIVDSKNLCSCYRGHQDRDPAYRRGGLDSMPFPPGVGGGRSSGDANIQSYEVITADKAIDESNVGNRMLRNMGWHEGSGLGRDGSGMVEPVQAQATETRAGLGIHQPKKVDPSLEVQAGDSYKAVIQKKAIARFREMS
- the LOC125212039 gene encoding SUPPRESSOR OF ABI3-5 isoform X4, whose protein sequence is MDPGRYGLHQGWENNSYLFLKEHERSHGTALEGYGAAHDTNFRDDGSYDDRRFIDERFSRDNIYPRGAFHRDVLERDNYPPPPSSVGMWPQTRRRSYEEEYSLDRDIRRHEKPPSRYGGRDREDYAYDDYDYRSRVSHQSKEDSRDRDYDHGRHSYDSDYERSGRRDGNWRRRESRDREWDKRGVSRERDESPYRRHEHSPSRSRSRSRGRDDRARSKSPRGRSHGRSYREDSYEDSRYERGDRRRDREDRRQINHSVAPSATVVVKGLSQKTTEEDLYQILAEWGPLRHVRVIKERNSGVSRGFAFIDFPSVDSAQAMMDKLGHEGLLVDGRKLFFEYSSKPTGSNGSLGMDSGSRSGHGTYRSMMVPSDWMCTICGCVNFARRTSCFQCNEPRTEDAPPADMASSNFNPAGKRGESGPTHVLVVRGLDENADEEMLRYEFSKHAPIKDLRLVRDKFTHVSRGFAFIHFYSVEDATKALEATNGTTLEKNGQILRVAYAKSIVGPGSAVSGASQSSSLAAAAIEAATFAQQYDAVGWAPKEYNPEDNQSGGGHGQSGHVAGETDSSAPQSGFVWDEASGYYYDATSGFYYDGTTGLYYDGNNGLWYSYDQQTQQYIPCNDQNGKTSEKQIDASKTSDASNNRKVIISAPAATITSNEKAASLPDAVQAAAAAALAAEKKEKEKLKEIKLASKSSIMANKKKMNNVLTMWKQRSNEGQAPRVALEDNQPSASVEERSNPASSMKSKLINEGLVAKENVIASAGMMSASTQSAGIESQNRTKPISASSSGTLKGVIRSSGLGVVKYDSVYMGPEGTPASSFGASSAGSSSLTHSEHSTPVTPFRTGASALGRYAPSSATGSGKRRFSEMPTTSVTNKEQSQSTYRDRAAERRSLYGSSSAFGDDDINAGIVDSNRDPAYRRGGLDSMPFPPGVGGGRSSGDANIQSYEVITADKAIDESNVGNRMLRNMGWHEGSGLGRDGSGMVEPVQAQATETRAGLGIHQPKKVDPSLEVQAGDSYKAVIQKKAIARFREMS